ACCTGGGGGAGAAAAGCTCCCAGGGCCTCACGCACCCGGCCGCGCGCCACCTCCGTTTGCTCCGCCACCGCGAGGTAGCTTGGATTCCTCTCCAGCGCCAGATGGATACAGTCGTCAAGAGTAAGGCGCAAGGTGTCCTGAGCCTTGATTTGCCCGGGGAGGCTGAGGAGAGCTGCCCACAAGAACAGAACCCACCGCCGTCTCATTCTGCTTCCTCCTTCGCCGCACGCTCGCTTGATCTTTCCACCGATTGCACTGGCAGTCGGACGTACCTGTGCTCAATCCCCCTGCAGCGCTTCCACTCCGTAGAGGAAGTGCCTTGCGATCGTTTCCGCGCGCGCCACAAGGGGTCTGGAATCGCCGCGCACCAGCCAATCCACTGTGTGCATGTTGAGCATGCCGAAAAGCTCCAGAGCCAGGCTGCGACATTCCTCGCTGGACAATTCGCTGAGGAAACGAGCGAAGGCATTGGCCAGAGTCACCACGAACTGCTCCAGGTGGCGGCGGATGTGCTCCATGCTGCGCTCCATTCGCAGGTCTGAACGCCACTGGTGCGCCTGGAAGATGCGAAACATGTGCACATTGTCCTGTCGAAGCGATAGCTGGGTGCGAACCACCTTGTGGACCAGGTCCGGCAAGGAATGGGCGCCATCCACTGCCGACTGCAGCGTGGGGATAAGCTCCTGAACCTTCTCCTCGATCAGAGCACAGAACAAATCTTCTTTGCTCTTGTAATACAGGTAGAGCGCCCCCTTGCTCAGACCAGCCGCCTCCGCCACATCGTCCATCCGGGTCTCGTGGTATCCCTTTTCGGCAAAAAGGCGAATGGCCGCCTCTAGAATGCTCTTCCGGCGATCCTCCCGGATGCCGGATTGCGAAGCTGTCTCACTGTCCCGCATCCCCATGCCTCCGTGTACTGACTGACCGGTCAGTCAACACATACTACGAGACACAGCCGACGGGGTTCCTTCCGAATTCATGAAATTTTCGTCACCGCCGGAAGGCACAACGCGGTCCGGGCAGGAGGGCAAAGTCCCCACCCCCGAAAGCTCACAGGGACTGGGATCCGCTCTGGTCTTTCTTGAGGGCGAGCGTCTTCAGGACACGTTCCAGGACCTCTTGGGGCATGGCTGCTGGTCGCTCAGCCAACCGATACAGGTAGACGGTCTGCCTCACCGTGTCAAACACCAGGCGGCATTCCGGGCACTCCGCCAGATGATTTTCCAGCTCTCGGCACAACGGTGAGTCCAGATCCTCCCCCAACGCTTGACATAGGCGTATGAAATCCTGGGAATGGTCAGGATGGCCCATAGCGACTACACCTCAGTTGGCACCTGCAGCGGCCTTTTCCTCGAAGTACTCGCTCAGCAGGTTTCGCAAGAAGAGGCGCGCTCTGCGCAATCGCGTCTTCACGTTGTCCTCCGAAAGGCCGAGGATTTTCGCCGTCTCCCGAGTGGACAGCTGTTCCAGGTCTCGAAGGACGAACACCGAACGGTAGCTATCCGGGAGCGCCTGAATCGCCCTTTCCATGACCTCCCGTGCTTCCTGATCCAGTAGCTTCTCTGCGGGATGCTGAGACCAATCCACAAGGACCGGCCGTACAAACTCCTCCGGGTCCGACTCGTCCAGGGGCACAAAGGTCTTGGTGTGGTGTTTGGAGCGAAGCTTCATCAGGCTGGCATTCACCGCGATCCGATACAGCCAGGTGTAAAGACTCGACCGCCCGTCGAAGGTCCGGATCTTTTCGTAGGCGCTCAGGAAGGTCTCTTGGACCACGTCCTCGGCGTCCTGGCGATTGCGCAGCATCCGCAAGGCCAGGTTGTACACGCGGGGCGCGTACTCCCGGACCAGCTCGGCGAAAGCTTCCTGATCGCCCCCACTAACTCTCTCCAAAATCTCCCTGTCGATTTCACGCATCCCCTGAGACCAGTCCTTCTTCGCCCTACTCCCCGTTGGCGATCCCGTAGCGGTTCCGCCAGCCATGGACTCTCCCGAGATGCCCAACCGTCCCGGGCGCTATCGCCCGAGCAAGCAGGCTCTCGGGTCCTCCCGCTGTTCGCAGCCCTTCGGGTGACCGGCACGCCCGCGGCTCGCTCAGCTCTGATAGAAGGTCAGGAACGCCCCGAATAACATACCAAGGCGTGCTCGAAAAGACAAGCTCATGTGACGAACTTCTGGCTCCGGAAGCGTCCTGGAAAGAGATTGACTATCCGTGCCCGATTTCGTAGATTGGCCGTCGCATAAGATGTAGCGAACGATCGAGGAATTGGAGGATAGTGGTGCGAAACAGCCCTCGGACGCTCGTGGGAGCCGTGATTCTTGTGGGTGGTGCGCTGGCGATTGTATTGAGCGGCACACGCCACTCATACGAGTACTTTCAGACGGTCTCGGAATTTGCCCGAGCTTCTGCCAACCGCGCGGGACAAGGCCTGCGCATTAACGGTCTCGTCGACTCCAGCTCGGTACACTGGGAACCGGACTCTCTGGTCCTTCGCTTTCGCCTCACCGACGGCGTCGCCTCCGTCCCTGTGGAGTACCGGGGTGCAGCGCCGGATCTTTTCCAGGCGGGGCAGAACGTCGTCGTCGAGGGGAAGATGACCTCCACCGGAGTATTTGAGGCCACTAAGATCCTGGTCAAATGCCCGTCGAAGTACGAGCCTCAGATGCAGGCCACCGAGACCTCCAGGTAGAAACCAAGGACCGGGGGTACGATGAGGACCCGGGCCCCTTGGTGGAGGGCTTGCGACGGAAGGTCACCGACCAGGCAAAGCAAGAGAAATCTACTCGGTCCGGGAGGTGCGTTTGGCTTCTCTTATCGGTTCTTCTCTCCTGTGGGCAAGCTTTCTCGTCACGGGGTGGGGAGCCATTGCTTCTGTTCTTGCAGCTCAGGGACAGTCGGTCCGCCACGCGCTGAGCGCGGAACGCGCCGCTAAGGCGACGTTCTTGTTTCTGAGCCTCAGTTGCGCCGTCCTCGTGCAAGCCTTCGTGGCCCACGATTTCTCCATCCGATACGTTGCCGAATACTCGAGCCGGAGCATGCCCCTGTTCTACCTTGTCTCGTCCCTCTGGGCGGGACAGGCAGGCTCCTTGCTTTTCTGGGCCTGGCTGCTCAGCCTGTACACGGTCATCGTAATTCGCTCCGAGCGCCGCCAAGAGGACGGGACGATGCTCCCTGCCGTCCTCGCAACACTGCACGTCACGACCCTGTTCTTCCTGCTGTTGATCACGGCGGCCAGCAATCCCTTCGAACCCCTCGACCCGGCTCCAGCGGACGGCCGGGGCCTCAACCCACTCCTCCGCAACCCGATGATGGTATTTCACCCGCCAAGCCTGTACCTGGGTTTCGTTGGCTTTGCGGTGCCCTTTGCCTTTGCGATCGCGGCTCTGGCCACCAACCGATTGGACCTTGCCTGGATCCGTAAAATCCGGCGCTGGACGCTTTTCGCCTGGTTTTTCCTCACCCTGGGCAATCTGCTGGGCGCGGAATGGGCGTACGTGGAGCTGGGCTGGGGAGGCTATTGGGGCTGGGATCCGGTAGAGAACGCAAGCCTCCTCCCGTGGATCACCGGCACGGCGTTCCTCCATTCGGTCGTCGTGCAGGAGCGAAAAGGGCTGTTCCGGGTGTGGAACTTCTCCCTGATCGTCGTTACCTTTGCCCTGACGATCCTCGGCACATTCATCACCCGGAGCGGTGTGATCAGCTCTGTCCACGCGTTCGGCAAGTCGAGCCTGGGGCCGATGTTTCTCGTCTTCCTGGTCCTGATGCTCACCGTCTCATTCGGCCTCCTTTTCCGACGCTTGTCGACACTGCGCGCATCCGGGGAGCTGCGACTGGCCCTCTCTGAGGAATGGGCCATTCTTCTGACCAATGTAGTGCTCTCGGGTCTTGCCCTTGTGGTCTTCTGGGGCACCCTTTTCCCCACTATTTCCGAAGCCCTTACGGGCAGGGCTCTGACCCTCGGCGCCCCCTGGTTCTCGGCTATGAGCCGGCCTTTCGGGCTGGCGTTGCTTCTTCTCCTGGCCCTGTGTCGCGCTGTGAGCTGGGGCGGGACGCGCTGGCGGGCTTTCCTGCGTCGCCTGGCTGCTCCCGCGCTGCTTGCGATCCTCTCGGTGGGCGGTGGTTATGCCCTGGGCGTCCGTCATGGGGCTGCTCTGCTTGCGTACGGACTCTCCGCCGCCGTAGTGCTTGCCATGCTTCTGGACGCTTACGTCATCGCCCGCGCGCGGGCCAGGACCGCTCAAGTCCGCCTCACCGCAGCCCTACGGGAGCTCCTTGGCCGGCAGAGAAGACTCTACGGCAGCTACGTGGTGCACATCGGCGTGGCCGTGATGCTGATCGGAATCGTGGGATCTTCCACCTTCAGCCGCAGTGTGACCAAGACGGTCCGGCCAGGCGAAGCCATCCAGATCGGCCGGTACACCTTGACCTTCCAGGGGCTCCAGGTGAACCAGTATCGGGACCGCACCTCTGTGGCTGCTCGCGTCTCCGTGAGCAACGCTGGACGACCCCTCGGCCAGATGGTCTCGAGGAAAGACTTCTACCCGAACTACGAGCCCGTCACGGAGGTCGATATACGCAGCCGCTTGCACGAAGACCTGTACCTCGTACTCGCCAGCTACGAGCGGGATGGGAGCGCCACCCTTCAAGCCTACGTCAACCCGTTGACCTTCTGGCTCTGGGTTGGCGGGGGCCTCATCGGCGTTGGGGCTTTGCTCGCCTGGCTGCCGCCGCGCCGTGGGCGGAAGTTGAAAAACGATCAACGCAGGGAGAGCTAATCTTGGAGACCCTGGCGCTCACGTTGATCTTCGCGGGGCTCGCCTTCGCCTACGTGCTCGCCCCCTGGCTGCAGACAAGGGC
The DNA window shown above is from candidate division KSB1 bacterium and carries:
- a CDS encoding sigma-70 family RNA polymerase sigma factor codes for the protein MAGGTATGSPTGSRAKKDWSQGMREIDREILERVSGGDQEAFAELVREYAPRVYNLALRMLRNRQDAEDVVQETFLSAYEKIRTFDGRSSLYTWLYRIAVNASLMKLRSKHHTKTFVPLDESDPEEFVRPVLVDWSQHPAEKLLDQEAREVMERAIQALPDSYRSVFVLRDLEQLSTRETAKILGLSEDNVKTRLRRARLFLRNLLSEYFEEKAAAGAN
- a CDS encoding heme lyase CcmF/NrfE family subunit — encoded protein: MASLIGSSLLWASFLVTGWGAIASVLAAQGQSVRHALSAERAAKATFLFLSLSCAVLVQAFVAHDFSIRYVAEYSSRSMPLFYLVSSLWAGQAGSLLFWAWLLSLYTVIVIRSERRQEDGTMLPAVLATLHVTTLFFLLLITAASNPFEPLDPAPADGRGLNPLLRNPMMVFHPPSLYLGFVGFAVPFAFAIAALATNRLDLAWIRKIRRWTLFAWFFLTLGNLLGAEWAYVELGWGGYWGWDPVENASLLPWITGTAFLHSVVVQERKGLFRVWNFSLIVVTFALTILGTFITRSGVISSVHAFGKSSLGPMFLVFLVLMLTVSFGLLFRRLSTLRASGELRLALSEEWAILLTNVVLSGLALVVFWGTLFPTISEALTGRALTLGAPWFSAMSRPFGLALLLLLALCRAVSWGGTRWRAFLRRLAAPALLAILSVGGGYALGVRHGAALLAYGLSAAVVLAMLLDAYVIARARARTAQVRLTAALRELLGRQRRLYGSYVVHIGVAVMLIGIVGSSTFSRSVTKTVRPGEAIQIGRYTLTFQGLQVNQYRDRTSVAARVSVSNAGRPLGQMVSRKDFYPNYEPVTEVDIRSRLHEDLYLVLASYERDGSATLQAYVNPLTFWLWVGGGLIGVGALLAWLPPRRGRKLKNDQRRES
- a CDS encoding TetR/AcrR family transcriptional regulator, whose protein sequence is MRDSETASQSGIREDRRKSILEAAIRLFAEKGYHETRMDDVAEAAGLSKGALYLYYKSKEDLFCALIEEKVQELIPTLQSAVDGAHSLPDLVHKVVRTQLSLRQDNVHMFRIFQAHQWRSDLRMERSMEHIRRHLEQFVVTLANAFARFLSELSSEECRSLALELFGMLNMHTVDWLVRGDSRPLVARAETIARHFLYGVEALQGD
- a CDS encoding cytochrome c maturation protein CcmE, with the protein product MRNSPRTLVGAVILVGGALAIVLSGTRHSYEYFQTVSEFARASANRAGQGLRINGLVDSSSVHWEPDSLVLRFRLTDGVASVPVEYRGAAPDLFQAGQNVVVEGKMTSTGVFEATKILVKCPSKYEPQMQATETSR